Proteins encoded by one window of Cyanobium sp. NS01:
- a CDS encoding Na+/H+ antiporter subunit E, with the protein MRLLIWCLLSGDLGTTNVAIGLAVALALPMARRSRHVPLTQLVSSLLASLVAIPVAYGEALSLLVLGSRLKGRVEPSPVRSRGSALLTFLEVFRITLTPLTIALGVERDGRSYRVHRMARPEAKP; encoded by the coding sequence ATGAGGCTGCTGATCTGGTGTCTGCTCAGCGGCGATCTGGGCACCACGAATGTGGCGATCGGCCTGGCCGTGGCCCTGGCCCTGCCCATGGCCCGGCGCAGCCGCCACGTGCCCCTGACCCAGCTGGTCAGCTCTCTGCTGGCCAGCCTGGTGGCGATCCCGGTGGCCTATGGAGAGGCGTTGAGCCTTCTGGTGCTGGGTTCACGGCTCAAGGGCCGGGTGGAACCCTCGCCGGTGCGATCCCGGGGCTCGGCCCTGCTCACCTTCCTGGAGGTGTTTCGCATCACCCTCACACCGCTCACCATCGCCCTGGGGGTGGAGCGCGACGGACGCTCCTACCGGGTGCACCGCATGGCACGGCCGGAGGCCAAGCCATGA
- a CDS encoding monovalent cation/H(+) antiporter subunit G: MNLSLVSMVLLLSGLVFWFSGTWPLLGRSSFLRKLHYLGIADTLGSALMVVGLLLRFVPEWPLLLLALLSLVVWNTIFGYVLASCSQPLLPPPAEEAERPAAEPRRSAGDPS; the protein is encoded by the coding sequence ATGAACCTCAGCCTGGTGAGCATGGTGCTGCTGCTCAGCGGCCTGGTGTTCTGGTTTTCCGGCACCTGGCCCCTGCTGGGCCGCTCCAGCTTCCTGCGCAAGCTCCACTACCTGGGCATCGCAGACACCCTCGGCTCCGCCCTGATGGTGGTGGGCCTGTTGTTGCGCTTCGTGCCGGAATGGCCCCTGCTGCTGCTGGCGCTGCTGTCGCTGGTGGTGTGGAACACGATCTTCGGCTACGTGTTAGCCAGTTGCTCCCAGCCGCTGCTGCCGCCCCCGGCCGAGGAGGCTGAGCGCCCCGCCGCAGAGCCCAGGCGCTCGGCAGGGGACCCGTCGTGA
- a CDS encoding hydrogenase subunit MbhD domain-containing protein: MNALDFTLTTDAALLLPITALLPLTAILLVAQSNPYQTLVMRGILGAVAALIYALLGAADVALTEALVGTLLSTTLYAVALRSSMVLRLSLPGGAMPPEAVSQRLRSWLEPLHLRLELVPQPQPGEPGLHGRLIRAEAESAYALLLHRPQLLDHLASLPGADGWRQEGHRLELIRAEGPVPAPALAGGSGAPGEVAP; this comes from the coding sequence GTGAACGCATTGGACTTCACCCTCACCACGGATGCGGCCCTGCTGCTGCCGATCACGGCGCTGTTGCCGCTCACGGCGATCCTGCTGGTGGCCCAGTCGAACCCCTATCAGACCCTGGTGATGCGGGGCATTCTCGGGGCGGTGGCGGCCCTGATCTACGCCCTGCTCGGTGCCGCCGATGTGGCCCTCACCGAGGCCCTGGTGGGCACCCTGCTCTCCACCACCCTCTATGCCGTGGCCCTGCGCTCCTCGATGGTGCTGCGGCTGTCCCTGCCTGGCGGGGCGATGCCGCCCGAAGCGGTCAGCCAGCGCCTGCGGAGCTGGCTGGAGCCGCTGCACCTGCGCCTGGAGCTGGTGCCCCAGCCCCAGCCCGGCGAACCCGGCCTGCACGGCCGCCTGATCCGGGCCGAGGCCGAATCCGCCTACGCCCTGCTGCTACATCGCCCCCAGCTGCTCGATCACCTGGCCTCCCTGCCCGGGGCTGACGGCTGGCGGCAGGAGGGCCACCGGCTCGAGTTGATCCGGGCCGAGGGCCCCGTGCCGGCGCCGGCGTTGGCGGGCGGCTCTGGCGCGCCTGGTGAGGTGGCGCCATGA